One window of the Desulfuromonadales bacterium genome contains the following:
- a CDS encoding cytochrome b N-terminal domain-containing protein, whose amino-acid sequence MVRTKRNFFDHLHAPTVSRRALHPLTTLGLGIAALTCLGVLLVTGLTLFLYYVPEQQEAYERILHITTTLHFGALVRNLHFLAANALVILAVLHLARVFLTGSYRRRGLNWLYGLVLLLLILAANFTGYLLPWDQISYWAIKVGASLVGYYPVIGHALQTFLLGGEEIGPDTLPRAFALHAGAIPLAFLVLGSLHLWCIRKDGGLAAAAGEPDDKLPAAPWLYRAEGAVALLTLAILLALSLCIDAPIYERADPLHPPNPARAPWYFVGVQEMVSHSAFLGGVAAPTLIALFLLLAPQFDRSRAAGGRWFARERRWLNLVFLAILLSQIAFIIVGQWFRTSNWQLQIPF is encoded by the coding sequence ATGGTACGGACGAAGCGGAATTTCTTCGATCACCTGCATGCTCCCACGGTCAGCCGCCGGGCGCTGCATCCCCTGACCACCCTGGGGCTCGGCATCGCCGCCCTGACCTGCCTTGGCGTTCTTCTGGTCACCGGCCTGACCCTCTTTCTCTACTACGTGCCGGAGCAGCAGGAGGCGTACGAGCGCATCCTGCATATCACTACCACCTTGCATTTCGGCGCCCTGGTGCGCAACCTGCACTTCCTGGCAGCCAACGCATTGGTGATCTTGGCCGTACTGCACCTCGCCCGGGTCTTTCTTACGGGGAGTTACCGGCGGCGGGGTTTGAATTGGTTATACGGCTTGGTGCTGCTACTGCTCATCCTTGCCGCCAACTTCACCGGCTACCTGCTGCCCTGGGATCAGATCTCCTACTGGGCGATCAAGGTCGGCGCCAGCCTGGTCGGCTATTACCCGGTCATCGGCCATGCGCTGCAAACCTTCCTCCTCGGCGGCGAAGAGATCGGTCCTGACACTTTGCCGCGCGCCTTCGCCCTGCACGCAGGCGCGATCCCCCTTGCCTTCCTGGTTCTCGGCTCTCTGCACCTGTGGTGCATCCGAAAGGACGGCGGCCTGGCCGCTGCCGCCGGGGAGCCGGACGATAAGTTGCCGGCGGCTCCCTGGCTCTACCGGGCCGAGGGCGCGGTAGCCCTGCTCACTTTGGCCATCCTTCTGGCGCTGTCGCTTTGCATCGACGCCCCGATCTATGAGCGAGCCGATCCCCTGCACCCTCCCAATCCGGCCCGGGCACCTTGGTATTTCGTCGGCGTCCAGGAGATGGTCAGCCACTCCGCTTTTCTTGGCGGAGTGGCTGCACCGACGCTGATCGCCCTCTTTCTGCTGCTGGCGCCGCAATTCGACCGCAGTCGCGCCGCAGGAGGGCGCTGGTTCGCTAGGGAGCGACGATGGCTCAACCTCGTCTTTCTCGCCATCCTGCTGAGCCAGATCGCCTTTATCATCGTCGGCCAATGGTTCCGGACAAGCAATTGGCAACTGCAGATCCCTTTTTGA
- a CDS encoding Rieske (2Fe-2S) protein, which produces MTDRATMNRREWLRRLFLYGTVGTTLAALGGILLDVWLAAGRFSAAHWTDLAPLDLLPADGAAPFPEKKVAVIRRGSRLAVLSLECTHLGCLLNAVDQGFFCPCHGSQFGPTGEVWSGPASRPLPWHAVRAREGRLWIHTAGKRPEPDWLDLAAEQGRS; this is translated from the coding sequence ATGACCGATCGTGCGACGATGAACCGCCGCGAATGGCTCCGCCGCCTCTTTCTTTACGGGACGGTCGGGACCACCCTGGCTGCCCTGGGCGGCATCCTGCTCGACGTCTGGCTGGCCGCAGGTCGTTTCTCCGCCGCCCACTGGACGGACCTCGCCCCCCTCGATCTGCTGCCGGCCGACGGCGCCGCCCCTTTCCCGGAAAAGAAGGTGGCCGTCATTCGCCGGGGGAGTCGGCTCGCGGTCCTCAGCCTGGAGTGCACTCATCTAGGCTGTCTGCTCAATGCCGTCGACCAAGGATTTTTCTGCCCCTGTCACGGCAGCCAGTTCGGACCGACGGGCGAGGTCTGGTCCGGACCGGCCAGCCGCCCCCTGCCCTGGCATGCCGTTCGCGCCCGTGAGGGACGGCTCTGGATTCACACAGCCGGCAAGCGGCCGGAACCCGACTGGCTCGACTTGGCTGCTGAACAGGGGAGGAGCTGA